A genomic stretch from Lathyrus oleraceus cultivar Zhongwan6 chromosome 2, CAAS_Psat_ZW6_1.0, whole genome shotgun sequence includes:
- the LOC127123804 gene encoding uncharacterized protein LOC127123804: MDVKSAFLNGYLNEEVCVEQPKGFVDPTFPNHVFKLKKALYGLKQAPRAWYERLTEFLINHGYKKGGIDKTLFVKEKDGKLMIAQTYVDDIVFGGMSDEMVQHFVNKKHNCVFLSTEEAEYIAASSIYSQLMWMKQMLIEYNVTQDVKTLFCDNLSAINISKIKKAKPSISKNVKTYGKSSISEPTIPSEDKTFIEEGSRSKGSEMRNPTKHTSVTENQSEVERIAIDKDLWKFVTSMLKEVESDVFPDVQTSLEKETCPDSDSSEKADECVPEQAAHEIRSKKKANYVINMDGLTFDKEPLTNILAPGISKRLHRRKGKVVMFEDSPSKEIKRKSGGMKSTPSRSSKGKSSVGPARPGVKLLLLRGREKFFLQVILSLRSKRMSKTSLLWKYVIQRRITLERELGKDALKCKEMVELIEVAGLIKIVTKFGPYYEGLVKEFVFLGRTGEPQAELEVADDQVCKEITAKQVKHWLNRGKLSAGKLSVKYAILHTIETVNWVPTNHTSTISTGLGKFIYAIIIRRAFDFGMYIFEHVLKQAFSTVVKMRIFFPSLICGIILNQHPGILLPVDNMKKREYPLSLHYKLFAGTHVPNIVMTSSQVPGPATSKEIVITQLKETCKELDDSIQSSTATKIKLEKLIKALMDEEEKEAEHVGDDNVGAGVEDSTGGNDAENDEDKEDEGEKYVTTDSDS, encoded by the exons atggatgttaaaagtgcaTTTTTAAACGGCTATTTAAATGAAGAAGTGTGTGTTGAACAACCAAAAGGATTTGTTGATCCTACTTTCCCAAATCATGTGTTCAAACTAAAGAAGGCGTTgtatggtttaaaacaagctccaagagcttggtatgaaaggttgactgagTTTCTCATCAACCATGGATATAAAAAGGGTGGAATTGATAAAACTCTCTTTGTCAAAGAGAAGGATGGAAAACTTATGATAGCTCAAAcctatgtggatgatattgtaTTTGGAGGGATGTCAGATGAGATGGTCCAACATTTTGTCAA caagaaacatAATTGTGTATTTCTATCTACTGAggaagctgagtacatagcagcaAGTAGCATCTACTCTCAACTAatgtggatgaaacaaatgttgattGAATATAATGTCACACAGGATGTCAAGACATTATTCTGTGACAACTTGAGTGCTATTAATATCTCCAAAATC AAGAAAGCAAAGCCATCTATTTCAAAGAATGTCAAGACTTATGGTAAGTCTTCTATTTCTGAGCCTACAATCCCTAGTGAAGATAAGACTTTTATTGAAGAGGGTTCTAGGTCTAAAGGTTCTGAGATGAGAAACCCTACTAAGCATACTAGTGTCACTGAGAATCAATCTGAAGTGGAAAGGATTGCCATTGATAAGGACCTTTGGAAGTTTGTTACCTCTATGTTGAAGGAAGTGGAATCAGATGTTTTTCCAGATGTTCAAACATCTTTGGAAAAAGAAACTTGCCCTGATAGTGATTCTAGTGAAAAGGCTGATGAATGCGTCCCTGAGCAAGCTGCTCATGAAATAAGGAGTAAGAAGAAGGCTAATTATGTTATCAATATGGATGGCCTAACATTTGATAAGGAACCTCTTACCAATATCTTGGCTCCGGGAATATCCAAGAGACTTCATAGAAGAAAGGGAAAGGTTGTGATGTTTGAAGATTCTCCTTCTAAGGAGATAAAAAGAAAATCAGGTGGTATGAAAAGCACTCCCTCTAGAAGTTCCAAAGGAAAATCTTCTGTTGGTCCTGCTAGACCTGGAGTAAAGTTGTTACTCCTACGAGGAAGAGAAAAGTTTTTTCTTCAAGTGATTCTGAGTTTGAGGTCGAAGAGGATGTCCAAGACATCACTCCT ATGGAAGTATGTTATTCAAAGGAGGATAACTTTGGAGAGGGAATTGGGTAAGGATGCCCTAAAATGTAAGGAGATGGTGGAGCTGATAGAGGTTGCTGGTTTGATTAAGATTGTCACAAAATTTGGTCCTTACTATGAAGGTCTAGTCAAGGAGTTTGTG TTTTTGGGAAGGACTGGAGAACCCCAGGCTGAGCTAGAGGTTGCAGATGACCAAGTGTGCAAGGAGATAACTGCCAAGCAGGTGAAGCACTGGCTAAACAGAGGAAAGTTGTCAGCTGGGAAGCTAAGTGTCAAGTATGCAATCCTTCATACGATTGAGACTGTCAACTGGGTGCCTACAAATCATACTTCAACCATCTCTACTGGGCTTGGGAAGTTTATATATGCTATTATAATAAGAAGAGCTTTTGATTTTGGGATGTACATTTTTGAACATGTTCTAAAGCAGGCCTTTTCAACTGTTGTGAAGATGCGTATCTTCTTTCCCTCACTCATATGTGGGATAATCCTGAACCAACATCCTGGAATCTTATTGCCTGTTGATAATATGAAGAAAAGGGAATATCCTTTATCCCTCCATTACAAACTGTTTGCTGGAACGCATGTTCCAaatattgtcatgacatcttcTCAAGTACCTGGCCCTGCCACTTCCAAGGAGATTGTTATTACTCAACTAAAGGAGACATGTAAAGAATTGGATGATTCTATCCAGTCTAGCACTGCTACAAAGATAAAGCTTGAAAAATTGATCAAGGCTTTGATGGATGAAGAGGAAAAGGAAGCTGAACATGTTGGTGATGACAATGTTGGAGCTGGTGTAGAGGACTCTACTGGTGGCAATGATGCTGAGAATGATGAAGATAAAGAAGATGAAGGAGAGAAGTATGTTACTACAGACTCAGATAGTTAG